One stretch of Streptomyces sp. NBC_01142 DNA includes these proteins:
- a CDS encoding nicotinamidase, translated as MHRALIVVDVQNDFCEGGSLAVSGGADVAAAITDLIGQAQPGYSHVVATRDHHVEPGDHFSDNPDYVRSWPPHCVAGTEGVGFHPNFAPAVASGAVDAVFDKGAYTGAYSSFEGSDENGSTLAQWLRERKVTEVDVVGIATDHCVRATALDAAREGFTTHVLLDLTAGVSVETTERALEEMRRAGVELTGKPVV; from the coding sequence ATGCACCGCGCCTTGATCGTCGTGGACGTTCAGAACGACTTCTGCGAAGGCGGCAGCCTCGCGGTGTCGGGGGGTGCCGATGTCGCTGCCGCCATCACGGACCTGATCGGACAGGCCCAGCCCGGCTACAGCCATGTGGTGGCCACCCGCGACCACCACGTCGAGCCGGGCGACCACTTCTCCGACAACCCGGACTACGTCCGCTCCTGGCCGCCCCACTGCGTCGCCGGTACGGAGGGAGTGGGCTTCCACCCGAACTTCGCGCCGGCGGTCGCGTCCGGCGCGGTCGACGCGGTCTTCGACAAGGGGGCGTACACGGGCGCGTACAGCAGCTTCGAGGGCTCGGACGAGAACGGCTCCACGCTGGCGCAGTGGCTGCGGGAGCGGAAGGTCACCGAGGTCGACGTGGTCGGCATCGCGACGGACCACTGCGTGCGGGCGACGGCGCTGGACGCGGCGCGGGAGGGCTTCACGACGCATGTCCTGCTGGACCTGACGGCGGGGGTGTCGGTGGAGACGACGGAGAGGGCACTGGAGGAGATGCGGCGCGCGGGTGTGGAGCTCACCGGCAAGCCGGTGGTGTGA
- a CDS encoding immune inhibitor A domain-containing protein has product MTTKRRTIRASAVLVALATTTATAAAFTSAQADNQGTSDPAGIERHDPAPGKGHVEHDLEGPFSKQQEQQRQAALEQVIAGDATVQQRGASKVVKLDNKKYVELGREKTDKIFTILVEFGDKVDDTTMFDPDGPEGPEAPVKKYAGTPGPLHNKIAKPDRKTDNSTAWQADYNQKHFQDLYFGTGKDKKGKPKESLKTYYEKTSSGRYSVEGKVSDWVKVDYNEARYGSNYCGDTNCSNVWDTVKDGVTAWAADQKAKGRTDAQIKADLSAYDQWDRYDFDNDGNFNEPDGYIDHFQIVHAGEDESAGGGAQGTNALWAHRWYAYGTDAGNTGPANNKSGGTQIGSTGIWVGDYTMQPENGGLGVFAHEYGHDLGLPDLYDTSGKGENSTGYWSLMSAGSWLGTGKDSIGDLPGDMTAWDKLQLGWLNYSKGKAATKSTHKLGVAEYNTKNPQALVVELPKKPVTTTVVKPAEGSKQWWSDMGDDLKNTLSRPVDLTGKAKASLELSGWWDIEANYDYLYAEVSTDGGANWTPVDGTADGKPVTRDAGDKPALTGASGAYKKLAYPLDAYAGKKVDVRFRYQTDGGAGGKGFAADALSVVADGKPLFSDNAEGDDAGWTSKGFSRIGESFTKEYEQYYLAENRQYVSYDKTLKVGPYNFGFKAPKDGWVEHYPYQNGLMVWLWDTSQKDNNTSAHPGQGLILPVDAHAKPLKWADGKLMRNKIQSFDSPFSRYRTDGFTLHNADTALRIKPQSGNPVFDDRKGVYWDAENPTASVKVTDTNTKISIVNEPASGQTITVKVGPSVK; this is encoded by the coding sequence GTGACCACCAAGCGACGGACGATCAGAGCATCTGCGGTGCTCGTGGCTCTGGCCACGACCACCGCGACGGCCGCGGCGTTCACCAGCGCCCAGGCCGACAACCAGGGGACGTCGGATCCGGCCGGTATCGAGCGCCATGATCCGGCTCCGGGCAAGGGCCATGTCGAGCACGACCTCGAGGGTCCGTTCAGCAAGCAGCAGGAACAGCAGCGCCAGGCGGCGCTGGAGCAGGTCATAGCCGGCGACGCGACCGTGCAGCAGCGCGGCGCGTCCAAGGTCGTCAAACTCGACAACAAGAAGTACGTCGAGCTCGGCCGGGAGAAGACGGACAAGATCTTCACGATCCTGGTGGAGTTCGGCGACAAGGTCGACGACACCACGATGTTCGACCCGGACGGTCCGGAAGGACCCGAGGCGCCGGTCAAGAAGTACGCCGGTACGCCCGGCCCGCTGCACAACAAGATCGCCAAGCCGGACCGCAAGACGGACAACTCCACGGCCTGGCAGGCGGACTACAACCAGAAGCACTTCCAGGACCTCTACTTTGGCACCGGCAAGGACAAGAAGGGCAAGCCGAAGGAGTCGCTGAAGACCTACTACGAGAAGACCTCCTCGGGCCGGTACTCGGTCGAGGGCAAGGTCTCCGACTGGGTCAAGGTCGACTACAACGAGGCCCGCTACGGCTCCAACTACTGCGGCGACACCAACTGCTCCAACGTCTGGGACACGGTCAAGGACGGCGTGACCGCCTGGGCCGCCGACCAGAAGGCCAAGGGCCGTACGGACGCGCAGATCAAGGCGGACCTGTCCGCGTACGACCAGTGGGACCGCTACGACTTCGACAACGACGGCAACTTCAACGAGCCCGACGGCTACATCGACCACTTCCAGATCGTCCACGCGGGCGAGGACGAGTCGGCCGGCGGCGGTGCCCAGGGCACCAACGCGCTGTGGGCGCACCGCTGGTACGCGTACGGCACGGACGCCGGCAACACCGGCCCGGCGAACAACAAGTCCGGCGGTACCCAGATCGGCTCCACCGGCATCTGGGTCGGCGACTACACCATGCAGCCCGAGAACGGCGGCCTCGGTGTCTTCGCCCACGAGTACGGTCACGACCTGGGTCTGCCCGACCTGTACGACACCTCGGGCAAGGGCGAGAACTCGACCGGCTACTGGTCCCTGATGTCGGCCGGCTCCTGGCTCGGCACCGGCAAGGACTCCATCGGCGACCTGCCGGGCGACATGACCGCCTGGGACAAGCTGCAGCTGGGCTGGCTCAACTACAGCAAGGGCAAGGCGGCGACGAAGTCCACCCACAAGCTGGGTGTGGCGGAGTACAACACCAAGAACCCGCAGGCGCTCGTCGTCGAGCTGCCGAAGAAGCCGGTCACCACGACTGTCGTGAAGCCCGCAGAGGGCTCCAAGCAGTGGTGGAGCGACATGGGTGACGACCTCAAGAACACCCTGTCCCGCCCGGTGGACCTGACCGGCAAGGCGAAGGCGTCCCTGGAGCTCTCGGGCTGGTGGGACATCGAGGCCAACTACGACTACCTCTACGCAGAGGTGTCGACGGACGGCGGCGCCAACTGGACGCCGGTGGACGGCACGGCCGACGGCAAGCCGGTCACCCGTGACGCGGGCGACAAGCCGGCACTGACCGGTGCGTCGGGTGCGTACAAGAAGCTGGCGTACCCGCTGGACGCGTACGCAGGCAAGAAGGTCGACGTCCGCTTCCGCTACCAGACGGACGGCGGCGCGGGCGGCAAGGGCTTCGCGGCGGACGCGCTGAGCGTGGTCGCGGACGGCAAGCCGCTCTTCAGCGACAACGCCGAGGGTGACGACGCGGGGTGGACGTCGAAGGGCTTCTCCCGCATCGGCGAGTCCTTCACCAAGGAGTACGAGCAGTACTACCTGGCCGAGAACCGTCAGTACGTGTCGTACGACAAGACCCTCAAGGTCGGTCCGTACAACTTCGGCTTCAAGGCGCCCAAGGACGGCTGGGTCGAGCACTACCCGTACCAGAACGGCCTGATGGTCTGGCTGTGGGACACCTCCCAGAAGGACAACAACACCAGCGCCCACCCGGGCCAGGGTCTGATCCTTCCGGTCGATGCCCACGCCAAGCCGCTGAAGTGGGCGGACGGCAAGCTGATGCGGAACAAGATCCAGTCGTTCGACTCGCCGTTCAGCCGGTACCGGACGGACGGCTTCACGCTGCACAACGCGGACACGGCACTGCGGATCAAGCCGCAGTCGGGCAACCCGGTCTTCGACGACCGCAAGGGCGTGTACTGGGACGCGGAGAACCCGACCGCGAGTGTGAAGGTAACTGACACCAACACCAAGATCTCGATCGTGAACGAGCCGGCGAGCGGCCAGACGATCACGGTCAAGGTTGGTCCATCGGTCAAGTAA